DNA from Gemmatimonadales bacterium:
GAAGGTCGCGCTCAAGGTGCTGCGCCCGGAGCTGGCCGCCATCCTGGGCGGCGAGCGGTTCCTCAAGGAGATCCAGCTCACCGCCAACCTGCAGCACCCGCACATCCTGCCGCTGCACGATTCGGGCGAGGCCGAGGGCGTCGTCTACTACGTGATGCCGTACGTGGAAGGCGAATCGCTGCGCGACCGGCTCGTCAAGGAGAAGCAGCTGCCGGTGGACGACGCGGTGCGCATCGCGACGGAGGTCGCGAGCGCCCTGGACTACGCGCACCGTCACGGGGTGGTGCACCGCGACATCAAACCGGAGAACATCCTGCTGCACGACGGGAGCGCGCTGGTCGCCGATTTCGGCATCGCCCTGGCGGTGAGCAGCGCCGGCGGCGGCACCAGGATGACCGAGACGGGGATGAGCCTCGGCACGCCGCACTACATGGCGCCCGAGCAGGCGATGGGGGAGCGCGAGATTACGCCCAAGGCCGACGTGTACGCGCTGGGCTGCGTGCTCTACGAGATGCTGACGGGAGAGCCGCCGTTCACGGGGCCGACGGCGCAAGCGATCATCGCGCGGGTGATGACGGAGCAGCCGCGCTCGCTCATCTTGCAGCGCCACACCATCCCGCCGCACCTCGAGGCCGTGGTGAAGAGGGCGCTGGAGAAGCTCCCCGCCGACCGGTTCGCCTCGGCCGCGCAGTTCGTCTTGGCGCTCACCCACCCCGGCAGCATCCCGCTCCCGCCCGCCGCGACGGGTGCGATCACCAGTCCCGGCGCCGCCGTTCCGGCGCGGCGCGTGGGGCGCCGCGTGTCGCGCATCGCCGGCGCCGGGGCCCTTCTGGTGCTCGCGGCCGCGGGCGGCGCGGGACTCTGGAAGTGGCTCGGCCCGCAGCCGGTGTTCCCAGGCCGCCCGGTGGTCCGCTTCGGCATCCTGCTCCCGCGCGAGTCGGAGCCGGTGGGCGCGACCGGATCCACGATCGCGTTCTCGCCCGACGGGTCGCGGATCGCGTACGTGGGCCGGGCGCAGGCGGGCCAGCGGTTGTACGTGCGCGGTCTCGATCAGCTCGACCCGGTGCCGATCCCGGGCTCGGACGGAGGCATCCTTCCGTTCTTCTCCGCCGACGGGCAGTGGATCGGGTTCAGGCAGGGGAACCGGCTGGTGAAGGTGGCGCTGGCGGGTGGACCGGTGCTGCCGTTGTGCGACGTGGTCGGCGCCACGTTTGGCGCGACTTGGAGCCGTGGGGACACCATCATCTTTGCGTCGGACTCCGGGTTGCTCGACGTCCCGGCCGCCGGTGGCAGCGCGCGCATAGTGGTGAAGCCGGACAGCGGGGAGGGGTTCCGGTGGCCGGATGTCCTGCCGGATGGTCGCGCCGTGCTGTTCACCGTGTTCGTGGGAGGGACGGTCAAGCTCGCCACGCTAGACAGGCGCACCGGTGCAGTGGAGCGCCTCCAGCAGCCGGGTGCCTACCCGCGCTACGTGACGGCGGGATTCGTCGTGCTGTCGGACCCGTCCGGCATCATTTCGGCGGTCCCGTTCGACGCGCGGAGGCTCGAGGTGACCGGTGCCGCGATGCCCCTGGCCGACAAGGTGCCGACCTTCGTGGACGGTGACCGCAATCTGGGCGTTTCGAGCTCCGGAGACTTCGCGTATCAGGCCTCGGTCACGGCGGGCAGCCGGCTGGTGCTCGTGGACCGCAGCGGTTCCGCGCGCGACGCCGGCTCCGACACCGGCTATTACTTTGCGCCGCGCCTCTCGCCCGACGGCAAGCGCGTGGCGGTAACGCGCTTCGCCGACGCCAACTTTTCCTCCCAGGACGTGTGGGTCGTGGACCTCGTCCAGCGCACCCGCACGCGGCTGACGTTCGATACCACGGCAGGGGTGCCGGTGTGGACGCCGGACGGCCGGCGCATCGCGTACGCGAGGCGACCGGGCGGCATCAGCAGCTTCGCCAGCCAGATCTATTGGGTGCCCGCCGACGGGAGCGGGACGCCGGAGTCGCTGGTCGTGGCCGCCGGTTCGTGGTCGCCCGTGACCTTCGAGCCCGGAGGTCGCGGTCTCGTCTATCAGGGACGGGCCACGGAGGCGTCTAGGGGGGAGATCTGGCAGCTGGGCCTCGCCGGCGCCGCGACCCCACGCCAGGTGCTTGCCAGCGCGTTCAACAACAACGCTCCCTCGTTGTCGCCCGACGGCCGGTGGATGGCGTACGTGTCCAACGAGTCGGGGCGCGCCGAAGTGTACGTCCGGCCCTACCCCGGGCCCGGCGGACGGTGGCAGGTGTCGCTGGACGGCGGGACGGAGCCGGTATGGTCCCCCGTGGGGCGCGAGATCTTCTACCGCGATGCCGACAGGATGATGGCGGCGACGGTGCGCACTGAGGGCGGGTTCGAGGTCGGAAGCCGGACGCAGCTGTTCGCGGGAACGTACGAAGGGTTCGGGTTCATCCGCGCCTACGACGTCACCCGTGACGGCCAGACGTTCGTCATGTTCCAGCGCGTGCAGGGGGCGGAGCAGTCGGTCTTCGTCACGCTGAACTGGTTCGACCGGTTCCGCGCCGGACCGCGCGGACGTGGCGGCAGGTAGTTAGGCGGTCTTCCGCTTCGACTTCAACAGCTTGATCTTCGTCGTCTTGACGGCCGCCGCCGGCCTCGCCGCCCGCTCGGCCCGCCTGGTGGGTTTCCGGTCGGCCGCCGCGCCCGCCCTTGTCCCGCCCTTCGCCAGCGACGCCTTGAGCGCTTCCATGAGGTCGATGATCTGCGTCTCCGGCGCCTCCGTCGGCTCGGCCGTGATCTCATGGCCCTCGACCTTGCGCTGGATCTGCTCCAGCATCCGCTTGCGCACGTTGTCCTCGTACGTCTTGGGGCGGAATTCGTCCGACTTCCCCTGGTCGATGAGCTGCATTGCAAGTGCCAGCTCGGCGGGCTTGACGTCGCCCTCGGGAAGCGGGACTTCCTTCATGGAGCGCACCTCGTCGGCGTAGTGCAGCGTCTCCATCACCAGGCCGCCGTCCGCCGGCCTCAGCATGACGAGGTACTGCTTGCCGCGCGCCGCCCACTGGCCGACCGCCGCGCGCCCCGTCTTCTTGAGCGCCGACGCGAGCAGCTTGTAGGCGCGCTCGCCGCCCTTGCTCGGGCCGAGGAAGTAGGCCTTGTCGAAGTACAGGCGGTCCACCTGGTCGGCGGGCACGAACTCGGCGACGTCGATGGAGCCCGTGGACTTCTCCTCGAGCGCCTTGATCTCGTCGGGCGTGAAGGTCACGTACTGGCCTTTCGAGAACTCGTACCCCTTGATCATCTCGTCCTTCTCGACCTTCTCGCCGGTCTTCGAATCCACGTACTGCTGCTTGCAGCGCGCACCGGTCTTCTTGTTTATCCAGTTGAAGGAAACCGACGCCGCCGACTCGCTGGCGGAATAGAGCTGGATCGGGACCGAGACGAGCCCGAAGGAGATGGTAGCGGAGCCGATTGGACGTGCGCTCATAAGAATTGCTATCATATGGACTTAAACCCATGCCCGCAACTAGGAAATCGCCCCCTGACGCGCTAAGCGCTTACCGCGCAAAGCGTTCCGCCGACCGGACGCCGGAACCTTTCGGCGCAGCGCCGACGCCGTCAGGCGGCCTCTTTGTGGTCCACATGCACGCCGCCACGCGCCTCCACTACGACCTGCGCCTCGAGATGGACGGCGTTCTGTGGTCGTGGGCGGTGCCCAAAGGGCCGTCGAAGAACCCCGCCGACAAGCGCCTCGCCGTCCACGTCGAGGACCACCCGCTCGAGTACGGGGACTTCGAGGGCCTGATCCCCGAAGGCAACTACGGTGCGGGCGCCGTGATCGTCTGGGACCGCGGCCAGTGGGTGCCGCTGGAGGACCCGCACGCCGGGCTCGAGAAGGGCAAGCTCTTATTCGACCTTCGCGGCCACAAGCTCAAAGGCCGCTGGACGCTGGTGAAGATCAAGAAGGGCGTGAAGGAGTGGCTGCTCATCAAGGAGCGGGATGCGCTGGTCTCGCTGAACGGTGATGACTTTCCGTCGGGCTCGGTGCTCTCGGGGCTGACGGTCGAGGACCTGAAGACCCGGAAGGACCCATCCGAGCCGATCCGCGGCGAGTTGATGAGGCTCAAGGCTCCGCGTCGCGCGGTGCGGGCCAAGGACGTCTCGCCCATGCTCGCGGAGACGCGTGAGAGGCCGTTCACGAAGAAAGGCTGGCTGTTCGAGCTGAAGATGGATGGCTACCGAATCATCGCGGCGCGCGATGGCGGGGAGGCGAAGCTCATCAGCCGCAACGGCCACGACCTCACCGCCACCTTCCCCGAAGTGGCGCGCGCCGTCTCGGCGCTGCCGTACGACGGCCTGGTGATGGACGGCGAGGTGGTCTGCCACGACGCGGCCGGCCTGCCGAGTTTCGGGCGGCTCCAGCAGCGCGGCCGGCTGACCCGCGCGGCGGACGTACGCCGAGCCGCGGTCGAGCTGCCGGCCACGCTCTATCTCTTCGATCTCGTGGCGGCGGAGGGCTTCGACCTGCGCGGCCTCCCACTCACGGCCCGCAAGGCGGTGCTCCGCCGCATCGTCCCCGCGGCGGGCGCGCTCAAGTACCTCGATCACTTCGAGACGCGGGGCGAGGATCTCTACGCGCACGTGGAACGCATGGGTCTCGAGGGCATCGTCGCGAAGAAGGCCGACTCCCCTTACCGCTCCCGGCGCTCAGCGGAGTGGCTGAAGATCCGCGCCGACCGCACCGACGACTTCGTGGTGGTCGGTTTCACCCGGCCGAAAGGGTCGCGCAGCGGATTCGGCGCGCTGCACCTGGCGCAGTACGACGGCGGGGCGCTCACCTACGCCGGCCGGGTGGGCAGCGGCTTCGACGCCAAGCAACTCGACGAAGTGGGGAAGGCGCTGGAGAAAGCGAGGCGGCCCAGGCCGCCGTGCGAAGGGCCGGTGCCGAGGGACAAGGAGAGCGTGTGGGTCGAGCCCGAGCTGGTGTGCGAGGTGCGGTTCAAGGAGTTCACCGAGGACGGGTTGTTGAGGCAGCCGGTGTTCCTGAGGTGGAGGGAGGATAAGCCGAAGGAAGAGTGTGTGAAGCGGGGAGCGGGGAGCGGGGAGCGGTACCTTTCGGTGCCCGATGCGGCGCACCGCGAGCCGCGACGGGCATCTACAGGTACCGCTCCCCGCTCCCGGCTCCCCCAATTCACCAACCTCGACAAAGTCTTCTGGCCCGCCGAGCGCTACACCAAGGGCGACCTGGTCGAATACTACCGGGCCATCACGCCGTG
Protein-coding regions in this window:
- a CDS encoding protein kinase, whose product is MSDAITRLGATLEGRYAIERELGAGGMATVYLAHDVRHNRKVALKVLRPELAAILGGERFLKEIQLTANLQHPHILPLHDSGEAEGVVYYVMPYVEGESLRDRLVKEKQLPVDDAVRIATEVASALDYAHRHGVVHRDIKPENILLHDGSALVADFGIALAVSSAGGGTRMTETGMSLGTPHYMAPEQAMGEREITPKADVYALGCVLYEMLTGEPPFTGPTAQAIIARVMTEQPRSLILQRHTIPPHLEAVVKRALEKLPADRFASAAQFVLALTHPGSIPLPPAATGAITSPGAAVPARRVGRRVSRIAGAGALLVLAAAGGAGLWKWLGPQPVFPGRPVVRFGILLPRESEPVGATGSTIAFSPDGSRIAYVGRAQAGQRLYVRGLDQLDPVPIPGSDGGILPFFSADGQWIGFRQGNRLVKVALAGGPVLPLCDVVGATFGATWSRGDTIIFASDSGLLDVPAAGGSARIVVKPDSGEGFRWPDVLPDGRAVLFTVFVGGTVKLATLDRRTGAVERLQQPGAYPRYVTAGFVVLSDPSGIISAVPFDARRLEVTGAAMPLADKVPTFVDGDRNLGVSSSGDFAYQASVTAGSRLVLVDRSGSARDAGSDTGYYFAPRLSPDGKRVAVTRFADANFSSQDVWVVDLVQRTRTRLTFDTTAGVPVWTPDGRRIAYARRPGGISSFASQIYWVPADGSGTPESLVVAAGSWSPVTFEPGGRGLVYQGRATEASRGEIWQLGLAGAATPRQVLASAFNNNAPSLSPDGRWMAYVSNESGRAEVYVRPYPGPGGRWQVSLDGGTEPVWSPVGREIFYRDADRMMAATVRTEGGFEVGSRTQLFAGTYEGFGFIRAYDVTRDGQTFVMFQRVQGAEQSVFVTLNWFDRFRAGPRGRGGR
- a CDS encoding Ku protein, with protein sequence MSARPIGSATISFGLVSVPIQLYSASESAASVSFNWINKKTGARCKQQYVDSKTGEKVEKDEMIKGYEFSKGQYVTFTPDEIKALEEKSTGSIDVAEFVPADQVDRLYFDKAYFLGPSKGGERAYKLLASALKKTGRAAVGQWAARGKQYLVMLRPADGGLVMETLHYADEVRSMKEVPLPEGDVKPAELALAMQLIDQGKSDEFRPKTYEDNVRKRMLEQIQRKVEGHEITAEPTEAPETQIIDLMEALKASLAKGGTRAGAAADRKPTRRAERAARPAAAVKTTKIKLLKSKRKTA
- the ligD gene encoding DNA ligase D, producing the protein MPATRKSPPDALSAYRAKRSADRTPEPFGAAPTPSGGLFVVHMHAATRLHYDLRLEMDGVLWSWAVPKGPSKNPADKRLAVHVEDHPLEYGDFEGLIPEGNYGAGAVIVWDRGQWVPLEDPHAGLEKGKLLFDLRGHKLKGRWTLVKIKKGVKEWLLIKERDALVSLNGDDFPSGSVLSGLTVEDLKTRKDPSEPIRGELMRLKAPRRAVRAKDVSPMLAETRERPFTKKGWLFELKMDGYRIIAARDGGEAKLISRNGHDLTATFPEVARAVSALPYDGLVMDGEVVCHDAAGLPSFGRLQQRGRLTRAADVRRAAVELPATLYLFDLVAAEGFDLRGLPLTARKAVLRRIVPAAGALKYLDHFETRGEDLYAHVERMGLEGIVAKKADSPYRSRRSAEWLKIRADRTDDFVVVGFTRPKGSRSGFGALHLAQYDGGALTYAGRVGSGFDAKQLDEVGKALEKARRPRPPCEGPVPRDKESVWVEPELVCEVRFKEFTEDGLLRQPVFLRWREDKPKEECVKRGAGSGERYLSVPDAAHREPRRASTGTAPRSRLPQFTNLDKVFWPAERYTKGDLVEYYRAITPWLLPYLEDRPVVLTRYPDGIDGKSFFQKDAPEYAHDYVRTVRMWSGESQRELNYFVAETPESLLYIANMGAIPLHIWGSRVATLETPDWCILDLDPKDAPFAHVVTIAKMIRGLCDEIELPCFIKTSGSTGLHVLIPVGRQCTYEQTRTLGGLLARLVAAELPDIATVTRLPSKREGKVYVDFVQNGHGRLLAAPFSVRPLPGAPVSMPLLWSEVGPKLDMHKYTIKTAPKRMEKLGEDPLGSVLDLTPDLPHALARLQARFEKRKPKQ